A single region of the Polyangiaceae bacterium genome encodes:
- a CDS encoding ABC transporter ATP-binding protein: MSAVVLCRDLRRTFGAKEAERRAVDDVSLEIEPEEVVLIYGPSGSGKSTLLALLGGLDRDYAGELSLFGSAVKSLSDRELSRLRGRRIGFVFQAFHLLPHLNVLENVTAPALFSDDAADASERGMAMLERVGLGDRAKSAPGELSGGQRQRVAIARALLRQPDLLLCDEPTGNLDRKTGEQIIDLFASLHEDLRTTMVIVTHEDRLSRLTHRSIHMLDGRLVEGGEA, translated from the coding sequence GTGAGCGCCGTCGTCCTCTGCCGCGACCTTCGCCGCACGTTCGGCGCGAAGGAGGCCGAACGCCGCGCAGTGGACGACGTGAGCCTCGAGATCGAACCGGAAGAGGTCGTCCTCATCTACGGTCCATCCGGCTCCGGCAAGAGCACGCTACTGGCGCTGCTCGGAGGCCTGGATCGCGACTACGCGGGCGAGCTCTCGCTGTTCGGCAGCGCCGTGAAGTCGCTGTCGGATCGCGAGCTGTCGCGGCTCCGGGGTCGGCGCATCGGCTTCGTGTTCCAGGCCTTCCACCTGCTGCCGCACCTGAACGTGCTGGAGAACGTGACCGCGCCGGCGTTGTTCTCGGACGACGCCGCCGACGCCAGCGAGCGCGGCATGGCGATGCTGGAGCGCGTGGGGCTGGGGGATCGCGCCAAGAGCGCCCCGGGCGAGCTCAGCGGCGGCCAACGCCAGCGCGTCGCGATCGCGCGGGCCCTGCTGCGCCAGCCGGACCTGCTCTTGTGCGACGAGCCCACCGGGAATCTCGATCGCAAGACGGGGGAGCAGATCATCGATCTGTTTGCTTCCCTGCACGAAGATCTGCGCACCACGATGGTGATCGTCACACACGAGGACCGCCTCAGCCGCCTCACCCATCGCAGCATCCACATGCTCGACGGGCGCCTGGTGGAAGGGGGCGAGGCGTGA
- a CDS encoding ABC transporter permease has product MRLSALRTMVASEVRRTRGPLFTAGFGIAVGVAALVFFLALGFGARKVLLGDVFPIDQVELDPERTGAGLLSLLGGPHEPAGIDAEAVDTLRKESGVTQVYPKLRFRFPSMARGGKEILGREIGTHEMVGDGIDPALVSGDVSGFGDPLSSPGKACTSDADCDAEQYCELPSSASVGQCSAPVPAIVSRYLVELFDHAIAPAHGLPPVAETLIGRAKGITFQMTLGNSLLGVARQGKERRVKVKVVGISPKAIDLGVTLPVEVVRRWNREYAGEAAGSKYSSVVVKVKDASDTSGVISAAAKLGLVPHDTRARDVSVLITGVLAILLLVAGVILLVAALNIAHTFRVLVAERQHEIGLYRALGASASDMRLWLSTLALVVGALGGAVGAGVARVAALVADWRGRVDLPDFPFKPDSFFVFPWWLWLVGIGFAALFAVLGAAGPARRAARTDPAEVLGRDR; this is encoded by the coding sequence GTGAGGCTCTCGGCGCTGAGGACAATGGTGGCCTCCGAGGTGCGGCGCACCCGAGGTCCGCTGTTCACCGCAGGCTTTGGCATCGCGGTCGGCGTGGCGGCGCTCGTCTTCTTCCTGGCCCTCGGTTTTGGCGCCCGCAAGGTGCTGCTCGGCGACGTCTTTCCCATCGACCAGGTCGAGCTCGATCCCGAGCGTACCGGCGCCGGGCTGCTCTCGCTCCTCGGCGGCCCTCACGAGCCCGCGGGGATCGACGCCGAGGCGGTGGACACGCTGCGGAAGGAGTCTGGCGTCACCCAGGTGTACCCCAAGCTCCGCTTCCGCTTTCCCAGCATGGCTCGCGGTGGCAAGGAGATCCTGGGCCGCGAGATCGGCACCCACGAGATGGTCGGGGACGGCATCGACCCGGCGCTCGTGAGCGGCGACGTCTCCGGCTTCGGTGATCCACTGAGCTCACCCGGAAAAGCCTGCACCAGCGACGCGGACTGCGACGCCGAGCAGTACTGCGAGCTACCGAGCAGCGCGAGCGTGGGCCAATGCTCCGCGCCGGTGCCCGCGATCGTGAGCCGCTACTTGGTGGAGCTGTTCGATCACGCGATCGCACCGGCTCACGGCCTGCCGCCGGTAGCCGAGACGCTCATCGGCCGCGCCAAGGGCATCACGTTCCAGATGACACTGGGCAATTCCCTGCTGGGGGTCGCGCGTCAGGGCAAGGAGCGGCGGGTGAAGGTGAAGGTCGTGGGCATCTCGCCCAAGGCCATTGATCTCGGCGTCACACTGCCGGTGGAGGTCGTGCGCCGCTGGAATCGCGAGTACGCGGGAGAAGCCGCGGGCTCGAAGTACTCCAGCGTGGTCGTGAAGGTAAAGGACGCGAGCGACACCAGCGGCGTCATCTCCGCGGCCGCCAAGCTCGGCCTCGTGCCCCACGACACTCGCGCGCGCGACGTGAGCGTGCTGATCACCGGTGTGCTCGCCATCCTGCTGTTGGTGGCGGGGGTGATCCTGTTGGTGGCGGCGCTCAACATCGCCCACACCTTCCGCGTGCTGGTGGCCGAGCGGCAGCACGAGATTGGCCTCTACCGCGCGCTCGGCGCCAGTGCGAGCGACATGCGGCTCTGGCTCAGCACCCTGGCGCTGGTGGTCGGAGCGCTGGGGGGCGCCGTGGGGGCCGGCGTCGCGCGCGTCGCAGCCCTGGTGGCCGATTGGCGCGGCCGCGTGGATCTGCCGGACTTCCCCTTCAAGCCCGACTCCTTCTTCGTGTTTCCGTGGTGGCTCTGGCTCGTGGGCATCGGCTTCGCCGCGCTGTTCGCCGTGCTCGGAGCCGCGGGGCCTGCGCGCCGCGCAGCGCGCACGGATCCCGCTGAGGTGCTGGGTCGCGATCGCTGA
- the nagZ gene encoding beta-N-acetylhexosaminidase — MELSLPELCGQLIVGGFDGDELPAVMAEALRAGRRGGVIYFKRNLPSVEAAHELSSSVVDAARDDLPPFIGVDEEGGRVRRLPAPVMTLPPMRALGKIGDVELVRRAGFLLGRQLAPLGFNLDFAPVLDVDSNPKNPIIGDRAFSDEPDAVARFGRAFAGGLGKAQVLACGKHFPGHGDTDKDSHLDLPVIRHDKERLDAVELPPFRAASHAGIPTLMSAHIVLSEIDPGVPATLSHRVCTTLLRGELGFRGVLFSDDLEMRALSDNYEIAESAVGAIAAGCDALLICRDFELQEAALDALVRRAEADSSFKSRCTEALGRNLAARRAKPPRPLPSASDLDAVFDSDEPDALLDEIKRRSKR; from the coding sequence ATGGAGCTTTCCCTCCCCGAGCTGTGCGGTCAGCTGATCGTCGGCGGTTTCGATGGCGACGAGCTGCCGGCGGTGATGGCCGAAGCGCTGCGCGCCGGTCGCCGTGGCGGGGTCATCTACTTCAAGCGCAACCTGCCCAGCGTGGAGGCCGCCCACGAGCTTTCGAGCTCCGTGGTGGACGCGGCCCGGGACGACCTGCCGCCCTTCATCGGCGTCGACGAAGAGGGTGGCCGCGTGCGCCGCCTGCCCGCGCCGGTGATGACGCTGCCGCCGATGCGCGCCCTCGGAAAGATCGGCGACGTGGAGCTGGTGCGCCGCGCGGGGTTCTTGCTGGGCCGTCAGCTCGCGCCGCTGGGCTTCAATCTCGATTTTGCCCCCGTGCTCGACGTCGACAGCAACCCCAAGAACCCCATCATCGGAGATCGCGCGTTCTCCGACGAACCGGACGCCGTGGCGCGCTTCGGCCGCGCTTTCGCCGGCGGCTTGGGCAAGGCTCAGGTCCTCGCCTGCGGCAAGCACTTCCCCGGCCACGGCGACACGGACAAGGACAGTCACCTCGACTTGCCCGTCATCCGCCACGACAAGGAGCGCCTCGACGCCGTGGAGCTGCCGCCCTTCCGCGCGGCCAGCCACGCCGGCATTCCCACGCTGATGAGCGCGCACATCGTGCTCTCGGAGATCGACCCGGGCGTGCCCGCCACGCTGAGCCACCGCGTGTGCACCACGCTCTTGCGCGGCGAGCTCGGATTCCGCGGCGTGCTCTTCTCCGACGACCTCGAGATGCGCGCCCTGTCGGACAACTACGAGATCGCCGAGAGCGCCGTCGGTGCCATCGCCGCCGGCTGCGACGCCCTGTTGATCTGCCGCGACTTCGAGCTCCAAGAAGCCGCCCTCGACGCGCTGGTCCGCCGCGCCGAAGCCGACAGCAGCTTCAAGAGCCGCTGCACCGAAGCCTTGGGCCGTAACCTCGCCGCCCGCCGCGCGAAGCCGCCGCGTCCCCTGCCCTCGGCCTCGGATCTCGACGCCGTCTTCGACTCCGACGAACCCGACGCCCTGCTCGACGAGATCAAACGCCGCAGCAAGCGCTGA
- a CDS encoding DUF433 domain-containing protein: MSLPIVLIPHPHVRVDPKVLGGSPHVAGSRVPVRRLWAFYESGARIETILRRYPQLGPAKIFDALAFALDNVEVIEADLAREREMLERTTGKRVARPGATQQIELPFGEGAPARGPRPRPRRSSKQG, encoded by the coding sequence ATGAGTCTGCCCATCGTCCTGATTCCGCATCCCCACGTTCGGGTCGACCCGAAGGTGCTGGGCGGCAGTCCGCACGTAGCCGGGTCTCGGGTGCCGGTGCGTCGCTTGTGGGCGTTCTACGAGAGCGGCGCGCGCATCGAGACCATCCTGCGGCGCTATCCGCAGCTCGGTCCTGCCAAGATCTTCGACGCCCTCGCGTTTGCTCTCGACAACGTGGAGGTCATCGAAGCGGACCTCGCGCGGGAGCGGGAGATGCTGGAGCGGACCACTGGCAAGCGGGTCGCCCGGCCCGGCGCCACCCAGCAGATCGAGCTGCCCTTTGGAGAGGGCGCACCTGCCCGGGGCCCTCGGCCGCGGCCTCGCCGTAGCTCGAAGCAGGGCTGA
- the tkt gene encoding transketolase produces MSELNQAVHTIQFLAVDAVEKANSGHPGTPMALAGIGVELFTRYLRYVPEDPHWPNRDRFVLSCGHASMLLYSLLHMAGYDLPLSELESFRQWGSKTPGHPEVGHTAGVETTTGPLGQGVGNAVGMALAGKMMGARVNTEDDALVDYRVFALASDGDLMEGVASEAASIAGHLGLDNLVVVYDDNHITIDGTTAISFSEDVGKRFEAYGWYVQHVNGHDPDEVRSALDEAIAEAKRPSLIVARTHIAIGAPTKQDSPKAHGAPLGAEEIAGAKKAAGWPVEPPFRIPEGARVPFQQRVEEVRPEYEAWQQKVAALSGERKAHWKAHVERSVPANVLGELLASAPPKKDATRSLAGKVEQRLAALMPALVGGAADLAESTKTDIHDGGSVQRGEFGGRNLHFGIREHGMGAIMNGLALSGFFVPLGSTFLIFSDYMRPSIRLAALMEQQTVYVFTHDSVFLGEDGPTHQPVEQLTSLRLIPNLDVVRPADALECAAAWAHAATRRHGPTALVLSRQKLPELSRPAGFDPKTLLQGAYVLVDEKDPELVLIATGSEVGLAVEAQKVLAQRGKRARVVSAPCLEAFARLSAKEQEAVLGRGVRRVSIEAGRTPLWRSIVGLDGITIGIDRFGASAPYERIAEELGFTPEKVASTILERL; encoded by the coding sequence ATGAGCGAGCTCAATCAAGCCGTGCACACGATCCAGTTCCTCGCGGTAGATGCCGTCGAGAAGGCGAACTCCGGTCATCCCGGAACGCCGATGGCCCTGGCCGGGATCGGCGTCGAGCTGTTCACGCGCTACCTGCGCTACGTGCCGGAAGATCCGCACTGGCCGAACCGCGATCGCTTCGTGCTCTCCTGTGGTCACGCGTCCATGCTGCTGTACTCGCTATTGCACATGGCCGGCTACGACCTGCCCTTGAGTGAGCTCGAGAGCTTTCGTCAATGGGGCTCGAAGACTCCGGGGCATCCAGAGGTCGGCCACACGGCGGGCGTGGAGACCACGACGGGGCCGCTCGGTCAGGGCGTGGGCAACGCCGTGGGCATGGCCCTCGCGGGCAAGATGATGGGCGCGCGCGTCAACACGGAAGACGACGCGCTGGTCGACTATCGCGTGTTCGCACTCGCGTCCGACGGCGACCTGATGGAGGGCGTCGCCAGCGAGGCGGCGAGCATCGCGGGGCACCTGGGCCTCGACAACCTCGTGGTGGTGTACGACGACAACCACATCACCATCGACGGCACCACGGCCATTTCGTTCTCGGAGGACGTGGGCAAGCGCTTCGAGGCCTACGGCTGGTACGTGCAGCACGTGAATGGTCACGACCCGGACGAGGTGCGCAGCGCGTTGGACGAGGCCATCGCCGAGGCCAAGCGGCCCAGCTTGATCGTGGCCCGGACACACATCGCCATCGGCGCGCCGACCAAACAAGATTCACCCAAGGCGCATGGCGCCCCCCTCGGTGCGGAAGAGATCGCCGGCGCCAAGAAGGCGGCGGGCTGGCCGGTGGAGCCGCCGTTCCGCATCCCGGAAGGGGCGCGGGTGCCCTTCCAGCAGCGGGTAGAAGAGGTGCGCCCGGAGTACGAAGCCTGGCAGCAGAAGGTCGCGGCGCTCTCGGGCGAGCGCAAGGCGCACTGGAAGGCCCACGTGGAGCGTTCCGTCCCGGCGAACGTGCTCGGCGAGCTGCTCGCCAGCGCTCCGCCAAAGAAGGACGCCACGCGCTCATTGGCAGGCAAGGTCGAGCAACGTCTGGCAGCGTTGATGCCCGCGCTGGTGGGCGGCGCCGCGGATCTCGCCGAGAGCACCAAGACCGACATCCACGACGGCGGGAGCGTCCAGCGCGGGGAGTTCGGCGGGCGTAATCTGCACTTCGGCATCCGCGAGCACGGCATGGGCGCGATCATGAACGGGCTCGCGCTCAGCGGGTTCTTCGTGCCCCTTGGCAGCACGTTCTTGATCTTCAGCGACTACATGCGGCCCAGCATTCGGTTGGCGGCGCTGATGGAGCAGCAGACCGTGTACGTGTTCACCCACGACTCGGTGTTCCTGGGCGAAGACGGCCCCACGCATCAGCCGGTGGAGCAGCTCACCTCGTTGCGGCTGATCCCGAACCTGGACGTGGTGCGCCCCGCGGATGCGCTGGAGTGCGCTGCGGCTTGGGCGCACGCGGCGACGCGTCGCCACGGCCCCACGGCGCTGGTGCTGTCACGACAGAAGCTCCCGGAGCTGTCGCGCCCCGCGGGCTTCGATCCCAAGACCCTGCTTCAGGGCGCCTACGTTCTGGTCGACGAAAAAGACCCCGAATTGGTGCTGATCGCCACGGGCAGCGAGGTTGGTCTCGCGGTGGAGGCGCAGAAGGTCCTGGCGCAGCGCGGCAAGCGCGCGCGGGTGGTGAGCGCTCCGTGTCTGGAGGCGTTTGCGCGCCTTTCGGCAAAGGAGCAAGAAGCCGTGCTCGGACGCGGCGTGCGCCGTGTGTCGATCGAAGCGGGACGCACTCCGCTGTGGCGCAGCATCGTGGGGCTCGATGGCATCACCATCGGTATCGATCGTTTCGGAGCGTCCGCTCCCTACGAGCGCATCGCGGAGGAGCTCGGCTTCACACCCGAGAAGGTCGCGAGCACGATCCTCGAACGGCTCTGA
- the mltG gene encoding endolytic transglycosylase MltG: MGVVWASLWTWALSAGPGSGKTVRVQLTPSASLRQIAEQLAAAGVVESPRLMALYLGVVGSGIEIVPGEHVLNDSLSPRELAQRLGRVGSRARAKVTVPEGYTTLQIAERLEKSEICTRDTFLAACRSASLRRELGISGPSVEGFLFPATYDLAVDSAPETVIRGMVRTFRRRLEKLAEKHPDAIEGLRRKRGWGEHELVTLASIVEREAAASDERGTIASVYYNRLDDPEFRPSGMLQADPTAAYGCQVAPKSAASCAGYVGRVTPAMLRDPDNAYNTYKHAGLPPGPIANPGASSLEAVLAPAQTEYLFFVASGNGRHTFSRTLDEHNRAVHGE; this comes from the coding sequence GTGGGCGTCGTTTGGGCGTCGCTATGGACCTGGGCGCTGTCCGCCGGTCCGGGCAGCGGCAAGACGGTGCGAGTGCAGCTCACGCCGTCGGCGTCCTTGCGTCAGATCGCCGAGCAGCTGGCCGCGGCGGGTGTCGTCGAGAGCCCGCGGCTGATGGCGCTGTACCTGGGGGTCGTGGGCTCCGGCATCGAGATCGTGCCCGGCGAGCACGTGTTGAACGACTCCCTCTCGCCCCGCGAGCTGGCCCAGCGCTTGGGCCGGGTGGGGAGCCGGGCTCGCGCCAAAGTGACGGTGCCGGAAGGCTACACGACCCTGCAGATCGCCGAGCGCTTGGAGAAGAGCGAGATCTGCACCCGAGACACGTTCCTCGCTGCGTGTCGTTCGGCGAGCCTCCGCCGCGAGCTCGGCATCAGCGGACCCAGCGTGGAAGGGTTCTTGTTTCCCGCCACCTACGACCTCGCGGTGGACAGCGCCCCGGAGACGGTCATCCGCGGCATGGTGCGGACCTTTCGCCGCCGCTTGGAGAAACTCGCGGAGAAGCACCCCGATGCCATCGAAGGGCTGCGCCGCAAGCGCGGCTGGGGAGAGCACGAGCTCGTCACGCTGGCGTCCATCGTGGAGCGCGAGGCCGCTGCCAGTGACGAGCGTGGAACGATCGCCAGCGTCTATTACAATCGCCTGGACGATCCCGAATTTCGTCCCTCCGGCATGTTGCAGGCCGACCCCACCGCAGCCTACGGCTGCCAGGTGGCGCCCAAGAGCGCGGCGAGCTGTGCGGGATACGTGGGCCGCGTTACCCCGGCGATGCTCCGCGACCCGGACAATGCCTACAACACCTACAAGCACGCGGGGTTACCACCCGGCCCCATCGCGAATCCAGGCGCGAGCTCACTCGAGGCCGTTCTCGCGCCAGCGCAGACCGAGTACCTCTTCTTCGTGGCCAGCGGCAACGGTCGCCACACGTTCAGCCGCACGTTGGACGAGCACAACCGCGCCGTGCACGGCGAGTGA
- the ruvX gene encoding Holliday junction resolvase RuvX, with protein sequence MRAAAIDLGTVRVGLAVADELGVMAHPRPFLPGGNIGQLVEALATLAESEGIELFVVGLPRNLDGREGPPARRARRVANALAQRTGRKVELVDEWLSTRQARERLREQGLDDRAARQRVDSAAAAILLQTWLDGRKAAAP encoded by the coding sequence ATGAGAGCCGCGGCCATCGATCTAGGGACGGTGCGCGTCGGCCTCGCCGTGGCCGACGAGTTGGGGGTCATGGCGCATCCGCGGCCCTTCCTTCCGGGGGGAAATATCGGCCAGCTGGTCGAAGCCCTCGCCACCCTCGCCGAGAGCGAGGGGATCGAGCTGTTCGTGGTGGGACTGCCCCGAAACCTCGATGGGCGGGAGGGCCCGCCGGCTCGGCGGGCGCGGCGGGTGGCGAACGCCCTGGCCCAACGGACCGGCCGGAAGGTCGAGCTGGTGGACGAGTGGCTCAGCACCCGGCAGGCCCGGGAGCGGCTCCGGGAGCAGGGCCTGGACGACCGCGCGGCACGCCAGCGCGTGGACAGCGCCGCCGCCGCCATCTTGCTCCAGACCTGGCTGGACGGCCGAAAGGCTGCCGCCCCGTGA
- a CDS encoding histidine--tRNA ligase, with product MSFRAVKGMNDILPDEVGLWQRLEATFRRAVELCGYAEVRVPAVEHTELFVRSIGEVTDVVEKEMYTFQHHRDSLTLRPEGTAGVARAFVEHKVYAKQPVSRWYYLGPMFRAEKPQRGRYRQFYQAGCEIFGDPGPVCDAEMIDMLVAMFRNLGIEDLTVHVNSLGSAGTRERYRDALLAFLGPRKAELSEHAQARLEKNPLRILDSKDPRDQKACEGAPSILELLDEADTEHWNQLQKALDALGTPYVVDPGLVRGLDYYTRTLFEVRSGAGELGTQNTLAGGGRYDGMVEDLGGPTVPAIGFAMGLERILLAMGDQPATTEPLCMVLPLGASALGGALTLARALRRAGVRTELDGRGNSLKSMLRRADSLGARACLVLGEAELERGVVQLKDLAAHRQDEISLERAVDVVADRLALGGVRRDSEEPA from the coding sequence ATGAGCTTCCGCGCCGTCAAGGGGATGAACGACATCCTGCCGGACGAGGTAGGTCTCTGGCAGCGGCTGGAGGCGACCTTTCGGCGGGCCGTGGAGCTGTGTGGTTACGCGGAAGTGCGGGTGCCGGCCGTCGAGCACACGGAGCTCTTCGTGCGCTCCATCGGCGAGGTCACCGACGTGGTCGAGAAGGAGATGTACACCTTCCAGCACCACCGGGACTCGCTCACGTTGCGACCCGAAGGCACGGCAGGTGTCGCGCGGGCTTTCGTGGAGCACAAGGTCTACGCAAAGCAGCCGGTTTCGCGCTGGTACTACTTGGGCCCGATGTTCCGGGCGGAGAAGCCGCAGCGTGGGCGCTATCGGCAGTTCTATCAGGCGGGCTGCGAGATCTTCGGCGATCCCGGCCCGGTGTGCGACGCCGAGATGATCGACATGCTGGTGGCGATGTTCCGAAACCTCGGCATCGAGGATCTCACGGTCCACGTGAATTCCCTGGGCAGCGCGGGAACGCGGGAGCGCTACCGCGACGCGCTGCTGGCCTTCCTCGGGCCTCGCAAGGCCGAGCTCTCGGAGCACGCGCAGGCGCGCCTGGAGAAGAACCCACTGCGCATCCTCGACTCCAAGGATCCACGTGACCAAAAGGCCTGCGAAGGCGCTCCCAGCATCCTGGAGCTCTTGGACGAGGCCGACACGGAGCACTGGAATCAGCTGCAGAAGGCCCTCGACGCCCTGGGCACGCCGTACGTCGTCGATCCAGGCCTGGTCCGCGGGCTCGACTACTACACGCGCACGCTGTTCGAGGTGCGCTCGGGCGCCGGTGAGCTCGGAACGCAGAACACGCTCGCCGGCGGTGGACGCTACGACGGCATGGTGGAGGACCTCGGCGGTCCGACGGTGCCGGCCATCGGTTTCGCCATGGGGCTGGAGCGCATTCTGTTGGCGATGGGCGATCAGCCGGCCACGACGGAGCCGCTGTGCATGGTGCTGCCCTTGGGCGCGAGCGCGTTGGGCGGTGCGCTGACCTTGGCCCGAGCCTTGCGCCGCGCCGGCGTGCGCACCGAGCTCGACGGCCGCGGCAACTCGCTCAAGAGCATGCTGCGGCGGGCGGATTCGCTCGGTGCCCGCGCGTGCTTGGTGCTCGGAGAGGCGGAGCTCGAGCGCGGCGTGGTTCAGCTCAAGGATCTCGCGGCGCACCGCCAGGACGAGATCTCTCTCGAGCGAGCCGTGGACGTGGTGGCGGATCGATTGGCCTTGGGCGGCGTGCGACGCGACAGCGAGGAGCCAGCTTGA
- the argC gene encoding N-acetyl-gamma-glutamyl-phosphate reductase: MKRYKAAVIGGSGYGGGEMIRRLLIHPDVELSRVASLDYVGEPLSAAHPNLEGVTDLAFQELPPEVAADGMDVVLLGLPHKVSSEVVPKLMATGVKIVDMSGDFRLQDPAAYQRFYGKKHPCPELLPKFVYGLPELNREKIRSSAYVASPGCFATTIELGLLPLARAGLLRGSVETVAMTGSSGSGVAASAGTHHPVRYNNIKTYKTLNHQHVPEIEETLRGAGAQGFELRFVPVSAPLARGIFATSFARVPADTEPDRIVALYRDGFAQEPFVRVPAQRLPEVVAVAGSNFAEVGVVVGPVEGSTRLVSCFSATDNLIKGGAGQAIQNMNLVLGLDERASLEDPGSYP, translated from the coding sequence ATGAAGCGGTACAAAGCAGCGGTCATCGGGGGCTCGGGCTACGGCGGCGGAGAGATGATCCGCCGCCTGCTGATCCACCCCGACGTGGAGCTCTCGCGGGTGGCGTCCCTGGACTACGTGGGGGAGCCGCTGTCCGCGGCCCATCCGAACCTCGAGGGCGTCACGGACCTCGCCTTCCAGGAGCTGCCTCCGGAAGTGGCCGCCGACGGCATGGACGTGGTGCTGCTCGGATTGCCGCACAAGGTGAGCTCCGAGGTGGTGCCCAAGCTGATGGCCACGGGCGTGAAGATCGTCGACATGAGCGGCGACTTCCGGCTGCAGGACCCCGCCGCGTACCAACGCTTCTACGGCAAGAAGCACCCCTGCCCGGAGCTCTTGCCCAAGTTCGTGTACGGCTTGCCGGAGCTGAATCGAGAGAAGATCCGAAGCAGCGCCTACGTCGCTTCTCCAGGCTGCTTCGCGACGACGATCGAGCTCGGCCTGTTGCCCCTGGCCCGCGCCGGGCTGCTTCGCGGCAGCGTGGAGACCGTGGCCATGACCGGCTCGAGCGGCAGCGGCGTGGCCGCCAGCGCCGGGACGCACCACCCCGTTCGTTACAACAACATCAAGACCTACAAGACGCTGAACCATCAGCACGTGCCGGAGATCGAAGAGACGCTGCGGGGTGCTGGGGCTCAGGGCTTCGAGCTGCGCTTCGTGCCCGTGTCCGCGCCGCTGGCCCGTGGCATCTTCGCGACCAGCTTTGCCCGCGTGCCCGCGGACACGGAGCCGGACCGCATCGTGGCGCTGTACCGCGACGGGTTCGCCCAGGAGCCCTTCGTCCGCGTGCCCGCCCAGCGCCTGCCGGAAGTGGTGGCGGTGGCAGGGTCGAACTTCGCCGAGGTGGGCGTGGTGGTGGGACCGGTGGAAGGCTCGACGCGCTTGGTGTCGTGCTTCAGTGCCACCGACAACCTGATCAAGGGCGGCGCCGGACAAGCCATCCAGAACATGAACCTGGTGCTCGGCTTGGACGAGCGCGCGTCCCTGGAAGATCCCGGGAGCTATCCGTGA
- the argB gene encoding acetylglutamate kinase, producing MSATVTRVVKLGGEVIRGARLGEVAKQIAALDVGSSEVDARVVVVHGGGPQTSALQKALGQTPNIVGGRRITDDAALEAIKMAVAGVANVDLCAALLAAGVRPIGLHGGSSAVIRAVQRPPRVVSGAGPDPIHMGHVGDVVGFERDLLEELLSLGYVPVLACLGADAAGRIYNINADIVATRLAVALGAADLFLLMDAPGVLRDKNDPATRIERLKIAEAQALIAEGVVDGGMIPKLEESFEALRGGVARVHLLSDALPSAAEAPGTVGTLLTL from the coding sequence GTGAGCGCGACCGTCACCCGCGTCGTCAAGCTCGGCGGCGAAGTCATCCGCGGCGCCCGCCTGGGCGAGGTCGCGAAGCAGATCGCGGCGCTCGACGTCGGTTCGTCGGAGGTCGACGCCCGTGTGGTGGTCGTGCACGGGGGCGGCCCCCAGACCAGCGCGCTGCAGAAGGCGCTGGGACAGACGCCCAACATCGTGGGCGGGCGCCGCATCACGGACGACGCGGCGCTGGAGGCCATCAAGATGGCCGTGGCCGGCGTCGCCAATGTGGATCTGTGTGCCGCACTGCTCGCCGCCGGCGTGCGTCCCATCGGCCTGCACGGCGGCTCTTCGGCCGTGATCCGCGCGGTGCAACGGCCGCCGCGGGTGGTGAGCGGTGCGGGGCCCGATCCCATCCACATGGGGCACGTGGGCGACGTCGTCGGCTTCGAGCGGGACTTGCTCGAGGAGCTCTTGAGCCTTGGCTACGTTCCCGTGCTCGCCTGTCTGGGGGCGGACGCTGCGGGCCGCATCTACAACATCAACGCGGACATCGTGGCCACCCGCTTGGCGGTGGCCCTGGGCGCCGCGGATCTGTTCTTGCTGATGGACGCGCCGGGGGTGCTACGCGACAAGAACGACCCGGCCACCCGCATCGAGCGGCTAAAGATCGCCGAAGCCCAGGCGCTGATCGCGGAGGGCGTGGTGGACGGCGGCATGATCCCCAAGCTGGAGGAGTCCTTCGAGGCGCTCCGGGGCGGCGTCGCCCGCGTCCACCTGTTGTCCGACGCTCTGCCCAGCGCCGCCGAGGCGCCGGGCACCGTGGGCACCCTGCTCACGCTTTAG